The following proteins are co-located in the Solanum pennellii chromosome 1, SPENNV200 genome:
- the LOC107008087 gene encoding 60S ribosomal protein L7a-2-like, producing the protein MAPKKGVAVAAKKKPEKAKAVNPLFEKRPKQFGIGGALPPKKDVTRNVRWPRNVVLQRKKRILKMRLKVPPALNQFTKTLDKNPATTLFKMLLKYRPEDKAAKKERLVKRAQAEAEGKTPETKKPIVVKYGLKHITYLIEQNKAQLVVIAHDVDPIELVVWLPALCRKMEIPYCIVKGKARLGSIVHKKTASALCLTTVKNEDKMEFSRILEAIKANFNDKYEENRKKWGGGIMGSKSQARTKAKERVLAKEAAQRLN; encoded by the exons ATG GCTCCAAAGAAGGGTGTTGCAGTAGCAGCAAAGAAGAAGCCGGAGAAGGCGAAAGCGGTGAATCCACTGTTTGAGAAGCGGCCAAAGCAGTTCGGTATCGGTGGGGCGCTGCCGCCGAAGAAAGATGTAACAAGGAATGTAAGATGGCCTCGGAATGTTGTCCTGCAAAGGAAGAAGAGGATTCTCAAGATGCGATTGAAGGTCCCTCCTGCTCTTAACCAGTTCACCAAAACCCTTGACAAGAACCCCG CtacaacccttttcaagatgcTTCTTAAGTACAGGCCTGAGGACAAAGCTGCAAAGAAGGAGCGTCTTGTCAAAAGGGCTCAAGCTGAAGCAGAAGGAAAAACTCCTGAAACAAAGAAACCCATTGTTGTGAAGTATGGGCTTAAGCACATCACTTACCTTATTGAGCAG AACAAAGCTCAGTTGGTAGTGATTGCTCATGACGTGGACCCAATAGAGTTGGTTGTCTGGCTTCCTGCGCTATGCAGAAAGATGGAAATTCCTTACTGCATTGTGAAGGGCAAAGCTCGTTTAGGATCG ATTGTGCATAAGAAAACTGCTTCAGCCTTGTGTTTGACAACCGTGAAGAATGAAGACAAAATGGAGTTCAGCAGAATTTTGGAGGCCATTAAG GCTAACTTCAATGACAAGTATGAAGAGAACAGGAAGAAGTGGGGTGGTGGTATCATGGGCTCTAAGTCACAGGCCAGAACCAAGGCCAAGGAAAGAGTTCTTGCCAAGGAAGCTGCCCAGAGATTGAACTAG
- the LOC107004725 gene encoding pentatricopeptide repeat-containing protein At3g60050-like isoform X2, producing MYSVALFGQRVIQRFSYFSSFSRFLCNQQSNTDSTGNGFGRIEDYLNESWKSMNSNNNMKDNVDFFGVNGFYEGHSQQNFSSRHNFIEKVRNEASMILEILQQDGPGFDAKAALENSHITVSSLLVREVLLGILKIINYANKNRCAKLGYKFFVWSGQQENYRHTANSYHLIMKIFAESDEFKAMWRLVDEMIEKGYPTTARTFNLLICTCGEAGLARKVVERFIKSKTFNYRPFRHSFNAILHSLLGVNQYRLIEWVYQQMLVEGHIPDILTYNILLCSKYRLGKLDQFHRLLDEMGRNGFSPDLYTFNILLHVLGKGDKPLAAVNLLNHMKEVGYEPSILHFTTLIDGLSRAGYVVAGELDKAQELFTDMIVNGQLPNVFTYNSMIRGLCMAEKFDEACMMVKEMELRGCNPNFMVYSTLVSYLKNAGKLSKAHEVIRHMVDKGQYIHLVPKFKRYRRC from the exons ATGTATTCTGTAGCTCTCTTTGGTCAAAGAGTTATTCAAAGATTCTCATATTTTAGCAGCTTTTCACGGTTTTTATGTAATCAACAATCTAACACTGACAGCACTGGAAATGGTTTTGGAAGAATCGAGGATTACTTGAATGAGAGCTGGAAGAGTATGAACTCcaataataatatgaaagataATGTTGACTTTTTTGGAGTCAACGGTTTCTATGAAGGCCATTCCCAACAAAATTTTTCAAGTAGGCACAATTTTATTGAGAAAGTGAGAAATGAGGCTAGTATGATTCTTGAAATTCTTCAACAAGATGGTCCAGGATTTGATGCAAAAGCAGCTTTAGAAAATTCACATATTACAGTTTCAAGCCTGCTTGTGAGAGAAGTTCTTCTAGGtatcttgaaaataataaattatgctAATAAAAATAGGTGTGCGAAGCTGGGGTACAAGTTTTTTGTATGGTCTGGTCAACAAGAAAATTACCGACATACAGCAAATTCATACCATCTGATAATGAAGATTTTTGCTGAGTCTGACGAATTCAAGGCTATGTGGAGATTAGTAGATGAGATGATTGAGAAAGGATACCCTACAACTGCTAGGACATTTAATTTGTTGATATGTACTTGTGGAGAGGCAGGTTTGGCTAGAAAAGTAGTAGAGAGGTTTATTAAGTCAAAGACATTCAATTATAGACCATTCAGGCATTCATTTAATGCAATTTTGCATTCCCTTCTGGGTGTAAATCAGTACAGGTTAATCGAGTGGGTGTATCAACAAATGTTGGTTGAAGGTCATATACCTGATATTTTAACTTATAACATACTGCTATGCTCGAAATATAGGCTGGGAAAGCTGGATCAGTTTCATAGATTATTAGAtgaaatgggtcggaatggcttTTCACCCGATTTGTACACATTTAACATCCTTCTTCatgttcttggtaaaggagacAAACCACTAGCAGCAGTCAACCTTCTAAACCACATGAAAGAAGTTGGTTATGAACCAAGCATTCTCCATTTTACCACTTTGATTGATGGGCTAAGTCGGGCCG GATACGTTGTGGCTGGGGAACTTGATAAAGCTCAAGAACTATTTACTGACATGATCGTCAATGGGCAGTTGCCAAATGTGTTTACTTATAACTCCATGATCCGTGGGCTCTGTATGGCTGAGAAATTTGATGAGGCGTGCATGATGGTAAAAGAAATGGAATTGAGGGGTTGTAATCCAAATTTTATGGTGTATAGTACTTTAGTCAGTTACTTGAAAAATGCTGGAAAGCTGTCCAAAGCTCATGAAGTGATAAGACATATGGTGGATAAAGGGCAGTATATCCATCTCGTTCCAAAGTTCAAAAGATATAGAAGATGTTAA
- the LOC107025363 gene encoding mitogen-activated protein kinase kinase kinase 17-like, producing the protein MKSYAITNIVVGSVAAVVVLISCCFYRKKKSPPLTPTVTGDSPAIPPRPKPLPANRHVEKREDFTVEKGNIIYNILLEYARGSLSDRLNSGRGLEENEVKQYAKSILLGIREVHNRGFIHCDIKPSNVLLVAHADTGKVTAKIADFGVALHQSQCKTTNGRLRGTVLYMAPEVVLEDKYGPQVDIWSFGCTVFEMITGKPIWELDELCIIRMESPDLQNSKLSRLAVDFLRKCLVRDHRARWTSGMLLQHPFLSSFLLILFVCFSSFSKKKSASRCLIENMVYSFQ; encoded by the exons ATGAAATCGTATGCTATTACGAACATAGTCGTTGGATCTGTGGCAGCAGTTGTAGTTTTAATTTCGTGTTGTTTTTACCGAAAGAAGAAGAGTCCTCCACTGACTCCGACTGTGACCGGTGATTCTCCGGCTATTCCTCCGCGGCCGAAGCCGTTACCAGCGAATCGTCATGTTGAAAAGCGTGAAG ATTTTACGGTAGAAAAGGGAAACATAATATACAATATACTGTTAGAATACGCACGGGGGAGTCTATCGGATCGACTCAACTCAGGCCGTGGATTAGAAGAAAACGAAGTCAAACAATATGCGAAATCGATTCTACTAGGAATTCGTGAAGTCCATAATCGTGGATTCATACATTGCGATATCAAACCATCAAATGTTCTTCTGGTTGCTCACGCGGATACAGGAAAAGTTACAGCAAAGATTGCTGATTTTGGGGTTGCCCTACATCAGAGTCAATGTAAAACAACTAATGGACGACTAAGGGGAACCGTGTTATACATGGCACCGGAGGTGGTCCTAGAGGATAAATACGGACCCCAGGTTGATATTTGGAGTTTCGGTTGCACTGTCTTCGAAATGATTACAGGAAAACCAATATGGGAATTAGACGAATTGTGTATAATTAGGATGGAATCACCAGACTTACAAAACAGCAAATTGTCCAGATTAGCGGTGGATTTCTTGAGAAAATGTTTGGTTAGGGATCACCGAGCTCGATGGACGTCAGGTATGTTGCTCCAAcacccttttctttcttctttcttgttgATCTTGTTTGTGTGTTTTTCCagtttttcaaagaaaaagagTGCTAGTCGTTGTTTAATTGAGAATATGGTATATAGCTTTCAGTAA
- the LOC107004755 gene encoding ER membrane protein complex subunit 2 gives MVTRIEEEEVNRLENQVENGGGGVWEYLCLVHKLKLRRSDMVLKHGLSILNDSKKRSALGPEEWTLYEQVAVAAMDCQSIDVAKDCIKVLQRKFPGSKRVGRLEAMLLEARGLWSEAENAYSSLLEENPFDQVVHKRRVAMAKAQGNTSAAIDWLNKYLDLFMADHEAWRELAEIYVSLQMYKQAAFCYEELILSQPTVPLYHLSYADVLYTLGGLENLQTAKKYYASTIDLTGGKSTRALFGICLCTSAIGQLTKGRNKEDKESPELQSLSAMALEKDYKQRAPSRLSMLSSTLRSLKI, from the exons ATGGTAACGagaatagaagaagaagaggtgAACAGATTGGAGAATCAAGTAGAGAATGGAGGAGGAGGTGTTTGGGAATATCTTTGTCTTGTCCATAAACTCAAGCTCCGTCGATCTGATATGGTGTTGAAGCATGGGCTCTCCATTCTCAATGATTCCAAAAAGAGATCTGCTCTTGGACCTGAAG AATGGACCCTATATGAGCAGGTCGCTGTTGCAGCTATGGATTGTCAATCTATTGATGTGGCAAAG GACTGCATAAAGGTTTTGCAAAGAAAGTTTCCTGGGAGCAAAAGGGTTG GTAGGCTAGAAGCTATGTTGCTTGAGGCCAGGGGATTATGGTCAGAGGCAGAAAATGCTTACTCAAGCCTTTTGGAGGAAAATCCATTTGATCAG GTTGTACATAAGAGGAGGGTAGCCATGGCAAAGGCACAAGGCAATACATCTGCAGCAATTGACTGGCTTAACAAGTATCTCGACTT ATTCATGGCTGATCATGAAGCTTGGAGAGAGCTTGCTGAAATATATGTTTCCTTGCAAAT GTACAAGCAAGCAGCTTTCTGCTATGAGGAGCTCATCTTGTCTCAACCTACAGTTCCTTTATATCACCTATCCTATGCTGAT GTGCTGTATACACTTGGTGGACTAGAAAATCTTCAGACGGCAAAGAAATATTATGCATCTACCATAGACTTGACTGGTGGCAAGAGTACCAGAGCACTTTTTGGCATATGTTTG TGTACGTCTGCCATCGGGCAGCTGACTAAAGGACGAAACAAGGAGGATAAAGAGAGCCCGGAGCTTCAATCTCTGTCGGCAATGGCATTGGAAAAAGACTATAAGCAGAGAGCTCCCAGCAGGCTGTCAATGCTTAGCTCAACATTGAGAAGCTTGAAAATCTAA
- the LOC107004725 gene encoding pentatricopeptide repeat-containing protein At3g60050-like isoform X1, with the protein MYSVALFGQRVIQRFSYFSSFSRFLCNQQSNTDSTGNGFGRIEDYLNESWKSMNSNNNMKDNVDFFGVNGFYEGHSQQNFSSRHNFIEKVRNEASMILEILQQDGPGFDAKAALENSHITVSSLLVREVLLGILKIINYANKNRCAKLGYKFFVWSGQQENYRHTANSYHLIMKIFAESDEFKAMWRLVDEMIEKGYPTTARTFNLLICTCGEAGLARKVVERFIKSKTFNYRPFRHSFNAILHSLLGVNQYRLIEWVYQQMLVEGHIPDILTYNILLCSKYRLGKLDQFHRLLDEMGRNGFSPDLYTFNILLHVLGKGDKPLAAVNLLNHMKEVGYEPSILHFTTLIDGLSRAGNLDACKYFFEEMIRQGCMPDVVCYTVMITGYVVAGELDKAQELFTDMIVNGQLPNVFTYNSMIRGLCMAEKFDEACMMVKEMELRGCNPNFMVYSTLVSYLKNAGKLSKAHEVIRHMVDKGQYIHLVPKFKRYRRC; encoded by the coding sequence ATGTATTCTGTAGCTCTCTTTGGTCAAAGAGTTATTCAAAGATTCTCATATTTTAGCAGCTTTTCACGGTTTTTATGTAATCAACAATCTAACACTGACAGCACTGGAAATGGTTTTGGAAGAATCGAGGATTACTTGAATGAGAGCTGGAAGAGTATGAACTCcaataataatatgaaagataATGTTGACTTTTTTGGAGTCAACGGTTTCTATGAAGGCCATTCCCAACAAAATTTTTCAAGTAGGCACAATTTTATTGAGAAAGTGAGAAATGAGGCTAGTATGATTCTTGAAATTCTTCAACAAGATGGTCCAGGATTTGATGCAAAAGCAGCTTTAGAAAATTCACATATTACAGTTTCAAGCCTGCTTGTGAGAGAAGTTCTTCTAGGtatcttgaaaataataaattatgctAATAAAAATAGGTGTGCGAAGCTGGGGTACAAGTTTTTTGTATGGTCTGGTCAACAAGAAAATTACCGACATACAGCAAATTCATACCATCTGATAATGAAGATTTTTGCTGAGTCTGACGAATTCAAGGCTATGTGGAGATTAGTAGATGAGATGATTGAGAAAGGATACCCTACAACTGCTAGGACATTTAATTTGTTGATATGTACTTGTGGAGAGGCAGGTTTGGCTAGAAAAGTAGTAGAGAGGTTTATTAAGTCAAAGACATTCAATTATAGACCATTCAGGCATTCATTTAATGCAATTTTGCATTCCCTTCTGGGTGTAAATCAGTACAGGTTAATCGAGTGGGTGTATCAACAAATGTTGGTTGAAGGTCATATACCTGATATTTTAACTTATAACATACTGCTATGCTCGAAATATAGGCTGGGAAAGCTGGATCAGTTTCATAGATTATTAGAtgaaatgggtcggaatggcttTTCACCCGATTTGTACACATTTAACATCCTTCTTCatgttcttggtaaaggagacAAACCACTAGCAGCAGTCAACCTTCTAAACCACATGAAAGAAGTTGGTTATGAACCAAGCATTCTCCATTTTACCACTTTGATTGATGGGCTAAGTCGGGCCGGTAATTTGGATGCATGCAAATATTTCTTTGAAGAGATGATTAGGCAAGGTTGTATGCCTGATGTTGTGTGTTACACTGTTATGATAACAGGATACGTTGTGGCTGGGGAACTTGATAAAGCTCAAGAACTATTTACTGACATGATCGTCAATGGGCAGTTGCCAAATGTGTTTACTTATAACTCCATGATCCGTGGGCTCTGTATGGCTGAGAAATTTGATGAGGCGTGCATGATGGTAAAAGAAATGGAATTGAGGGGTTGTAATCCAAATTTTATGGTGTATAGTACTTTAGTCAGTTACTTGAAAAATGCTGGAAAGCTGTCCAAAGCTCATGAAGTGATAAGACATATGGTGGATAAAGGGCAGTATATCCATCTCGTTCCAAAGTTCAAAAGATATAGAAGATGTTAA